The sequence GATGCAGGTTTTCCCTCTGTTTTATTGACAGAAGGAGTCAGTTGTTTGGAAGAACCATCCGGGTCAACATCGCCAAACCTATGAGGATCAAAGAGGGCTCTTCTCGTCCAGGTGAGTGATATTCATTAGTCTCTCTATAAATACTTATAGAGTATTGGCTCATGGCTTTGTCCCATGGCTTTCACCTATAATGAAACTCCATAGATGTGATAAAATCGCTAACTTTATGCCATTTCCTCAGTTTGGGCagatgatgattggctgaaaaaGTTCTCGGGAACGACCGCTGAAGAGGCTGAGGTGACGGAGTCCACTGGAGAATCAGCCAAATCAACAACAGCAGATgcaagttgtgtgtgtgttcctgtcggTCTCTGTGAGTGTAGTACATTGTGTAATAACATCTTATATTGTAAAAGCCTGTCACAATAATATATTATCATTGATTGATTGCAGAGCGAGCTCCCAGCCAAGAAGGGCAGAACAAACCCCCAGGTTTACATGGACATCAAGATTGGCAATAAGCCAGCAGGGAGACTGCGCTTCCTGCTCCGAGCAGACATTGTTCCTATGACTGCAGGTATCCATGCGCCTCCTTGTTATAAAGTACCAGGGACATTTCTGAAAATAGAACCCTGTCATTAGAGGAATATTTGGACTGTATCAAAAGAGATCATATGTAAAGCTGGTAAGATTCAGCCAATTAAGTTTCTCTAGTCTGCAGTTTTTCATGCCTGTTAAATAGAAGCAGCATCCCTTAAAATCTACTACTCCTCTGCTCTGACATCTCCCGTAGAAAACTTCCGCTGCTTGTGCACACATGAGAAGGGCTTTGGCTTCAAAGGCAGCTGTTTCTACCGTGTCATCCCACAGTTCATGTGTCAGGGAGGAGACTTCACCAACCACAATGGCACTGGGGGTAAGTCCATCTACGGACGAAAGTTTGAAGATGAGAACTTTGTCCTCAAACACACTGCTGCAGGTGAGACATGTCCCTGTCCAGCTGTAAATATGTCTGTCTGTGAATGAATGTGTAGAGTGGTGAGGAAGTGCATGATGCATTTCCAtattgctcttaaatgcaagtaaaactaaatgcatgctctttaaccgatcgctgcccgcacctgcccgcccgtccaacatcactactctggacagttctgacttagaatatgtggacaactacaaatacctaggtgttagactgtaaactctccttccagactcacattaagcatctccaatccaaaattacatctagaatctgcttcctattacACACGAGAGAGATGTGCATTTATCCTCATGTGATCAGAAACTATACTCATTCAAATctgcattttttaaatttcaccttttatttaaccaggtaggctagttgagaacaagttctcatttgcaactgcgacctggccaagataaagcaaagcagttcgacacatacaacagagttacacatggaataaacaaacatagtcaataatacagtagaaaaagtctatatacagtgcaaatgaggtaggataagggaggtaaggcaataaataggccatagtggcgaagtaattacaatatagcaattaaacactggaatggtagatgtgcagaatatatatatatgaatgtgcaagtagagatactggggtgcaaaggagcaagataaataaataaatacagtatggggatgaggtagtgggtgggctatttacagatgggctatgtacaggtgcagtgatctttgagctgctctgacagctggtgcttaaagctagtgagggagatatgagtctccagcttcagtgatttttgcagttcgttccagtcattggcagcagagaactgtaaggaaaggcggccaaaggaagaattggctttgggggtgaccagtgagatatatctgctggagcgcgtgctgctatggtgaccagtgagctaagataaggcgaagctttacctagcagagacttgtagatgacctggagccagtgggtttggcgacgagtatgaagcgagggccagccaacgagagtgtacaggtcgcagtggtgggtagtatatggggctttggtgacaaaacagatggcactgtgatagactgcatccaatttgttgagtagagtgttggaggttatttgtaaatgacatcgtcgagaatcggtaggatggtcagttttacgagggtatgtttggcagcatgagtgaaggatgctttgttgtgtaATAGGTCAGCTCTCCATGGATAACTCTGGAGCAAACAGCAACGGCTCTCAGTTCTTCATCACCTGTGACAAAACGGATTGGCTGGATAACAAACATGTGGTGTTTGGAGAGTTGATGGAGGGCATGGAGGTGGCAAAAGCCATGGAGGTAAGAGGGGAGGGACATGCTGGGGAAGATCTCAAAAGCATACTCTTCGcgtcctctcctcgtctccttctcaaacccattggatgagaaagccagaggtccctacCCTCTAactttctcctccaatgggttttgagaaggagacgatGAGAGGGGATGCGAGGAGTaggcaattgagattctcccatggACGGGGAAGTAGGGTCCTATAGGTTGTTACAGATTGTGAAGAAGTTGTGTACCAAGACTCATGTCATGTTTTCTATCCCTACAGGCACAAGGAACAAAAGAAGGCAAGCCCAAGCAGAAAGTGATCATTTCAGACTGTGGAGAGTATGTTTAACTTGAAGCACAGAAGAGTGACTgttgtagctgtgtgtgtgactgtatttGTGAAAAATATGCAGTGTCAGACTGAAGAATGGTAAACTGCTCAGTTTTTATCATGTACTACACATGTCCATGACTCATCTGCTGTACATGGATTCTCCCTGTTCGTCCCACCTTCTCTGTAAATTTTACAATAAACACTTTTATACTAAACATAAACAGCTGCTGATAAATGTCACATTTTCCAAATTGTAAATAAAACGTTTTCTTTGTTGATACAGTGTAGGACTGTATAGTGAATACAAATACTTACATTTCCTCTAGAAATATGTCTTTTAGGATTTTTCATTCAAAATGTACCACAACATTTCTAAGAGGTTGCATTATATATTTGATAATTTAATTTTATGGGTCTTCAATGGAAAAAAAAAGACTCGATATTTATGACTAAAGGTCTGAAATAAAGCCTATGATCAGCCGCTCCACTCTGAATAACATTTAAATGGCCGGCGAAAACACTCAGCTCGAGCCAGTTCACGAGCCACACCTGGATAAATGGAACGTTGTACGGTAACGTCGCTATGTAAATTCCCTTGCGAAATCTTCATAGATTTTCATCTCTGGGGGCGCAGTAAAACCATGTTTCTCCATTACGATACGAACTGCAACTTTCCCGACGGAGTTTATGGTCCTTTCTATATAAAGTAATTTTGAAGTGTAAGTACATTATTTGTTTAGATTCCCACCTGCGAATCAATAGCTAGCTGTACTATAAGGTTATTAGATAACGATTGCGAGAGATCAAGTTTGGGTTCTTTTTCGGTGATTGCATTTGTGACAATTTTTCTCTGCAGAGCACTGACTAGAATCAACAACAATTTCCACAGCCTAACTGTGTTATAAAAACTATAAATGTGTCCGTTATTAATGTTTAGGCCTATGAATGCAATAgttagtgtcttcagaaagtattcaaaccccttgactttttccacattttgtgttacagcctgaatttaacatttaatcaattgagatgttttgtcagtggcttacacacaataccccataatgtcaaagtggaattatgtttttaggaaAGTTTACAAATTactaaaaaatgaaaagctgaaatgtcttgagtcgataagtattcaaccccttatggcaagcctaaaataAGTTCATGAGTAAAAATTAGCTTAAGTCACATAAGtagcatggactctgtgtgcaataataggttttaaacatgatttttgaataactacctcgtctctgtaccccacaaacacgtatctgtaaagtccctcagttgagcagtgaatttcaaacacagattcaaccacaaaaccagaggttttccaatgctttgcaAAGGGAAACTATTGGTATATGGGTAAAAATGAAAAAAtccattgaatatccttttgagcatggtgaagttattaattacactttgtatggtgtatcaatacacccagtcactacaaagatacaggcgtccttcctaactcggttGTCGGAGATGAAGGAAACCGTTCAGAgaattcaccatgaggccaattgtgatTTTGAAACAGAGTTtggctgtgatagaaaactgagggaTCAAAAGCATTATAGTTACTgcacaatactaacttaattgacagagtgaaaggaAGGAAGCACCTACAgaataaaaatctaaaaaatatgcgtcatgtttgcaacaaggcactaaagtaataatgccaaatctacacttgagttgcttaccaaaaatACAGTGATTGTTTGTGAGTAgccgagttacagtttggacttaaatatgcttgaaaatctattgcaagacCTGAAAACGTTTGTTtagggcaaatgttgcacaatccaggtatggaaaggtcttagagacttacccagaaactcacagttgtaatcgctgctaaagatgattctaacatgtattgactctgttttttttttttttttaatttacaaaTGACATTATTgcgtattttgtgtagatcgttgacaaaaaatgacaattaagtCCATTTTATTCCCACTTTAACACAACACatttagaaaaagtcaaggggtgtgactactttctgaaggcactgtaacttgCTGCTCAACAGAAATCCTGTCATGTGCTTTTAGGACATGGGGGCTTTTATCATCCTTAATATATGAACTTTATTATTCAATTTAATTTTAAAAGAAGACCGCAAGTGTGAAAATAGCTACCAGTTATTTGGTTGGGAATTACTTTTTACACTTGGGAAAACAGGTGACACCAGTTGTTTGTGTCCTTTTGTTCACTCATACTCAAAGGCATAATCTTTtccccacttcctctctctttttctaaaGATCGCTGAAAGTGAAGAACACTCCAGAATTTTACCTGAGATCTCAACCAACAGTGGAAATAGTTTCTCACTAATTATTCCGTAATAACTTTCGTCAGGGAGGTAGATTGTGAGTCAGTCTCACAATGAACTGGGCATTCCTCCAGAGCCTCCTCAGTGGGGTGAACAAGTACTCCACGGCGTTCGGCCGCGTGTGGCTGTCCATTGTCTTCCTCTTCAGGGTCATGGTGTTTGTCGTGGCAGCCGAGAATGTGTGGGGCAATGAGCAAAAAGACTTCACGTGCAACACGGCCCAGCCTGGCTGCCACAACGTCTGTTACGACCACTTCTTCCCTGTGTCCCACGTCCGCCTGTGGGCCCTGCAGCTCATCTTCGTCACATGTCCCTCTCTCCTGGTGGTAATGCACGTAGCCTACAGAGATGAACGTGAGCGTAAACACACACTAAAATACGGTGAGGGCTGCCAGAAAATCTACATGAACACCGGTAAGAAGCGTGGAGGGCTGTGGTGGACCTACGTCCTGACCCTGGTCTTCAAGATGGCTGTGGACGCCGCCTTTGTGTATTTAATCTACCATATCTACGAGGGCTATGACTTCCCCTCCCTCATCAAGTGTGAGCAGAAGCCTTGTCCCAACAAGGTGGACTGCTTCATTGCTCGCCCCACTGAGAAGCGGATATTCACCATCTTCATGGTGGTCACCAGTCTGGCTTGTATCCTGCTCTCCTTCTTCGAGATCCTGTACCTGGTGGGGAAACGCTGTAAAGAGGTCTTCACCCGTATGCACAAGAACTCACCCTCCTCCACCATCCAGCCACGCCAGATGGCCATGGCTACCTCCTTGGTGGTTGGTGGCAAGAATGGAATGCAGTTCAACTCACTAAAGCTGCCCTCAATAAAGCTACCCAGCAAGGATACCTCAGCCCCATCGTATAGCGTTGTCGTGTATGCCTGAGGTAAAGACTGGACAAAGACATTAGAGACTGAATGAGAGAATGCAAAGAAGACAAATAAGTATGGAGGCAATGGGAAATATCTTCCATTTATCTTCAGGCCCTCACTGGGCGAGAGAGTTCTTCACTGCCATTCAAGACTGTCTTCTCATTACCTGAGCTACAATGGAACTGGATGGCTCTTGACATTCCTGGATAACTTGTTTACCTACCATTCTGTCATTGACCGGGTTATTAAACAAATCaattagtcactttaaataaaaTATCCATCATTTACAGAGGAAAGTTTCACGCTAGGGCTGGGAAATGTAATTTATTCTTATGTTATTTGTTCGCTGTCTACCACACCTCACAACTTTACCAGTGCTATTTTTATGAAAGGACTCAACCATTGCCACACTGTGCCCATACCATTGCTGTTCTTATGCCGTGGAGAAGTTGTTTTCCCTGTCTCATCCTCCATTACGAATGGCAGAGACTGCATCAGTCTTTGTTGTGAAAAAGATGGAGCAAAGAGCAATGTATTTTCAGACAattaaaaatatttaatttcTTCTATGGACTTTGAGAGTATTTTTCTGGTCAGATGTTAGTCTATAAATTATGCAAACATGGCTTGAAAAATGAGTATGGCTATTCTGTGTTTATGTTTTTTACATTGTATATTCTAAAATACATACACTGCATAAAGccagtagagataatgattttaGTGTGTTTCTGTAAGCTGTTGATGAAACTGTGTATCTCAAAATACATGGATGTAAACATATTTGGGGTttttacagtgtcttcagaaagagTTCATACACATTTACTTGgttcatattttgttgtgttacaacctgaattcaaaatctattacatatttttttatctcacccatctacacataataccccacaatgacaaagtgaaaacatgtttttagaaatgttagcaaatttattgacaattaaatacagaaatattcaaTTTACAgtagtattcatacccctgattcaatactttgtagaagcacgtttggcagcaagtctttctgagtaagtctctaagagctttccacaccttgattgtgcaacattttccattattcttttcaaaattcttcaagctctgtaaaATTAGTcattgatcattgctaaacaaaCCATATTCAGGTCTTGCCacagattttcaagtagatttaggtCAAAACTGTAACGAGGCAACTCAGgaccattcactgtcttcttggtaagcaactcaagtgtagatttggtcttgtgttttaggttattgtcctgctgaaaggtgaattaatctcccagtgtctggtggaaagcagactgaaccaggttttcctctaggattttgcctgtgcttagttctattccattgattttttatcctgaaaaactccccagttcttaacgattacaagcatacccataacatgatgcagaccccactatgcttgaaaaaatggagagtggtactcagtattgtgttgcattggatttgccccaaacataacactttgtattcaggacaaaaagtgaattgattGGCCCCatttttttgcaatattactttagtaccttgttggaaacaggatgcatgttttggaatatttttaacATACAAACAAGAGACCATACTCATTGTGAGAGAAATGCCCCTATACAGTACATTTTTCTATGATGGCACCTGTGTTAATTCGTTACAGACAGTATTCAAATGCTTTTTCTTGGTTCAGAGACTTAGATAAGGATCAAGACCATGAAAAGTCCCTTAGCATTGAATTTCCCATTCAAAAGGAATCAGTCCCATTTTACTCCCTTCTTAgctgatttcaaatcaaatttaatttatcacatgcaccgaatacaacagtgaaatgcttacttacgagatactaaaccaacaatgcagttaaaaaaaaaaaaaaaaatctaggtaagaataagaaataagtcattaaagagcagcagtaaaataacaatagcgagactatacacatgggggtaccggtacagagtcaatgtgcgggggcactggttagttgaggtaatatgtacatgtaggtagagttattaaagtagtagcggtgtaaaagaggggaggggcaatgcaaatagcctcggtagccatttgattagatgttcaagagtcttatggcttgggggtagaagctgtttagaagcctccggtaccgcttgctgtgcggtagcagagagaacagtctatgactagggtgactggagtctttgacaatttagggccttcctctgacattgcctggtgcagaggtcctggatggcaggaagcttttcCACactgatgtactgagccgtacgcactaccctctgtagtgctttgcggtcggaggccgagtagttgccataacaggcagtgatgcaaccagtcaggatgctctcgatggtgcagctgtagaaccttttgaggatctgaggacccatgccaaatcttttcagtcccctgagggggaataggtttagtCGTGCCCtatttacgactgtcttggtgtgcttggaccatgttagtttgttggtgatgtggacaccaaggaactttaaaatctcaacctgctccactacagcctcatcgatgagaatgggggcgtgctcggtcctctttttcctgttttctacaatcatctcctttgtcttgatcatgttaagggagaggttgttgtcctggcaccacacgtccaggtctctgacctcctccctataggctgtctcgccattgtcggtgatcagacctaccactgttgtgtcatctgcaaacttaatgatggtgttggagtcgtgcctggccgtgcagtcatgagtgaacagagagtacaggaggggacctgagcacgcatccttgaggggcccctgtgttgaggatcaccgtggcggatgtgttgttacctacccttaacacctgggggtggcccgtcagaaagtccaggatccagttgcagagggaggtgtttagtcccagggtccttagcttattgatgagctttgagggcactatggtgttgaacactgagctgtagtcaatgaataacattctcacatacagtttaagtcggaagtttacatttaggttggagtcattaaaactcatttttcaaccactccacacatttcttgttagaaaaaatatagttttggcaagtttgttaggacatctactttgttcatgacgcaagtcatttttccaacaattgtttacagacagattatttcacttataattcacaacagcaaaggaccttgtgaagatgtggaggaaacaggtaaaaaagtaactatatccacagaaaaaaggagttctatatcaacataacctgaaaggccgctcagcaaggaagaagccactgctccaaaaccgccataaaaaagccggactacggtttgcaactgcacatgatacaaaaatagaactgtttggccataatgaccatcgttatgtttggaggaaaaaggggaacgcttgcaagccgaagaacaccatcccaaccgtgaagcacgggggtggcagcatcatgttgtgggggtgttttgctgcaggagggaatggtgcacttcacaaaatagatagcatcatgaggcaggaaaattatgtggatatattgaagcaacatctcaagacatcagccaggaagttaaagcttggtcgcaaatgggtcttcaaatggacaatgacgccaagcaaacttccaaagttgtggcaaaatggcttaaggacaacaaagtcaaggtattggagttgtcAAGGCTGTGGATAACTGGTgaaaaggagtcaggcgcaggagagctgaGATGCGTGGACAAGGTAAAGTAAAGTAAACACCAGAACAAACACAATACAATGGTGCAGGACAAATACCGGAACCACGAATAAACGGGCGTAACAACAAAACccacctattgtgggaagcttgtggaaggctacccgaaacgtttgacccaagttaaacaatttaaaggcaatgctaacaaatactaattgagcgtatgttaacttctgacccactgggaatgtgatgaaataaataaaagctgaaataaatcattctctctactattattctgacatttcacattcttaaaataaagtggtgatcctaactgacctaagacagggaatttttactaggattaaatgtcaggaattgtgaaaaactgagtttaaatatatttggctaaggtgtatgtaaacttccgacttcaactgtacagtaaCGTGATAGCGTTGAATAGAAGCAAATCTCCAAACAGAGCTAACATGTTCTGACATGGATTGGGCATTAGCGCAAGCAGACAGATGTTCTTTTCCATTCACCAATGACAATGTTTGTGGTTGCCCACAAATATTATCCCAACAAAGATGCTCTTATGGCCACCTGAAAAGATACTGAGACACTTTGTCCTACGAACGTCAACCCAGCAATACAGTAAAAGTTATTGTGAACACTCTATATGAAAGTGGGTGTGGTATCAAAGAGATTAGCCACATCCCATTTTCTTGGAGATTTGGATTTGGATTGATCTCCATTTTCCATAGTAAGCCACCCCTGGCCTCTCAATGTCCATGAATAATAAGAATAAGGGAAGGGAATAAAGAGACCACATAGGACAGATGATACCTCTCAACTATTGTTTTCTAAAGCAACCATGTCAATGCAACAAACAAAAGTCAAAATAATGTTTGTTCAATGAATAGAGGGTAAAGAAACACAACGAAAATGCAGGtaacttaaaggtccaatgcagaagtttttatctcaatatcaaataatttctgtgtAACAATGAAGTATCTTACTGTGATTTTCAATTAAAAtgattaaaacatatatatatatatatagattcttagcaaagagaaatttctcaagcaagaatattgcttggactgtctggaagtggggagggggaaactgaaaactagctgttattggcagagaacTCTCTTTCTTAGTTGTCTATTAACTaactaaaaacaaaaaaactatgTTTTAAGTGAAGTTGTCTGAAGCCGAAAAATAGGGGAAATTCACATGAGcgccacaatgcctactccacccaagctctaccaaggttttccagcacacagctttgacctactacagtagctatgttgatTTATTGTTCTTCAAACAATGTGtatgcaggttgcttaggattcaaaccttcacAACCAGCTTAATTCATACTCTTAGAGGAGGTGCTCCCACAATCGTCACGCCTACTTCTGCTCCCTCTCCGGTCTACTAATCACCAGTCCTGGCAACCCTCATTGCGCAaacctgctccccatcgttaagcacacctggacttcatcaccaccctgattactctcccttcatatagctCTCACCACCCTCAGTCATCAGGCAGTACTGGTTCTGTTTTTCATGTCCAGACGCTTCTCTTGTTTTGTAACTCGCCATGCTTGTTATTATTAAACTCATcatctgcacctgcttcctgcgTCTTCGTTACAGAATACTGCCTCAGAAATTCTGGAAGCAGCAGATGATTACACCATCTTCCAGACGGTCGAAGAACAGTGTCATCGACTGCAGCAACACCACGACCAGCTGGCTCTACTGGGTACGACCATGAAGGAGGCCCTCCGCGTTCTCCACCGCCTTGACACCACAAGCGAGGTTCTCCATACCTCTGACGGAGGGCCTCCTACAACGGGTCGTCACAGTGAGCCAGTCCCTCAGCCTACCCAGCCATCCACCTAGGTCAGCGATGCCCAACTGTCCCTTCCGGAGAAGTATGATGGCACTCCATCGAAATGCTgtggcttcctactccagtgctccctctGTTTCGCCTATCAGATGGGAGCCCCCACCACCAAGAGGGCCAAGTTTGCCACGGTCATTTCCTTGCTGACCAGACTGGCATTGGAGTGGGCTATGGccatctgggagagaggagatgaggagctCTCCTATGAGAGGTTCAGGGCGGTCTTCGACCATCCCTCAGAGAGGGGAGGTGAGCAACTTTTCCAACTCCAGCAGGGTGCCCAGATCGCTGTGGAGTACGCCTTCACCTTTCGGACTTTGGCAGCCTCCAGAGGATGGAATGAGCCGGTGCTCCGCATTCTATTCCGCAGTGGACTGCACGACGAGGTCCAAACGGAGTTGGCATGTCGAGATTACAACACATCCTTGGATGCTCTCATCGCAATGGCCATCCGTCTGGATAACCTTCTTCGGGAGCGTCGGTGTCCACCTCGCCACTCACCTCCCTGCTTTGGCTGTCCTGAtgcagagcctgaacccatggaggtaggggccacacacctctccacggCAGAGCGGCGTTGCCGgagacagctggggctctgtcccTATTGCGGCCAGGAGAGGCACCAGCTTCAGTGGTGTCCGGTGCATCCTAACCCGGGTTCCactagagcagagcagggtaggCGTGAGTCTTCCATTATCGTTAACACCAAACCCTTTCTGGTTCCCATTTCACTGGCGGGCTGTCCCTCAGGTGTTGTCTCTACAGCTCTAGTAGACTCCGGTGACGCGGGGAACTTTATCAACCAGGCCCTTGCCTCCTCCCTGAAGTTAACctcataccctctctcctcttattTTCCTGACCAAGCCCTGGATATGCGACCATTGGGATCCGGCACAATTACTCAGGTCACAGCACCACGCACCCTCACCATGGGACCCAAGCACCAGGAAAGCCTTCCCTTCTTCATCACCGTACCCGCACACAAAGTCACCCTTGGCCTCCTGTGGCTCGAACTCCATAACCTCACGGTCTCCTGGTCAAAGATGAGAATCTCCGCCTGGGGACCAGGATCCCGGAAGACCTTCTTTCCCACACCCTGTGGTTCCACGTCAGTGGAGGGTCCTGTGAGTGTCCTCCAGCCCATCAAGCGGTCCTCCTGTATCGTTGGCCCCGTGTTTTGGGACGTAAATGTGGACATCggccaggctctggagagggaacccGCTCCTGCCATCTGCCCTCCAGAGTGCATGTACGTCCCCATGGGGA is a genomic window of Salvelinus namaycush isolate Seneca chromosome 15, SaNama_1.0, whole genome shotgun sequence containing:
- the LOC120059866 gene encoding peptidyl-prolyl cis-trans isomerase E-like — encoded protein: MQVVCVFLSVSSELPAKKGRTNPQVYMDIKIGNKPAGRLRFLLRADIVPMTAENFRCLCTHEKGFGFKGSCFYRVIPQFMCQGGDFTNHNGTGGQLSMDNSGANSNGSQFFITCDKTDWLDNKHVVFGELMEGMEVAKAMEAQGTKEGKPKQKVIISDCGEYV
- the LOC120059867 gene encoding gap junction beta-4 protein-like encodes the protein MNWAFLQSLLSGVNKYSTAFGRVWLSIVFLFRVMVFVVAAENVWGNEQKDFTCNTAQPGCHNVCYDHFFPVSHVRLWALQLIFVTCPSLLVVMHVAYRDERERKHTLKYGEGCQKIYMNTGKKRGGLWWTYVLTLVFKMAVDAAFVYLIYHIYEGYDFPSLIKCEQKPCPNKVDCFIARPTEKRIFTIFMVVTSLACILLSFFEILYLVGKRCPMQKFLSQYQIISV